The Anderseniella sp. Alg231-50 genome has a segment encoding these proteins:
- a CDS encoding SIR2 family protein yields the protein MPLRFSKEGPAFPSQLVDALLVGEVVFLCGAGVSAPQLPDFGGLVKSCFADLNVQMNPSEQHAFGNDRYEEVLGSLSRRIVDPTHMIRTVVKLLQPPMDLNLDNHHTILRLSRNIENKPTIVTTNFDTLIERALLEKAEPEGIRSLSSAGQDLPPPGSSDFGGIIHLHGRIADEDLDLEETALVVTSADYGDAYMRSGWASRFLFDLCRSKTIVLVGYSAGDAPFRYFLNVLEADRQRFPDLRPVYALDAVDDRDGHDVRWSTLAVEPIPYEYVPDPATGRNSHSAMWRDLGKLADVVERPRSTRRTWAQEILVKSHDRVSQEELDRVKWLFADHRDLWSIATTAIVDPEWFHFFVQHELWTDRDAAWVVAAWIARDFQSADRFNLAVSLRARLRTPFADELDRRLGQAMDIPALWMRAWRLLSKSLLESMLDTDMRMYSVEQRLRASLVLNLDIQEAVELLTPTLKIEPNRSHLYGESIPDPPSKLSDLAWLSFAIQDRDGAAELVDSLVEVSKPNMIIRMATAKLHAVIQQAIDAECIAEDYDSIGSSVPSIEPHEQNEHRDGPIFLIELIARLIKTATTDDREAVRSLAESWRQLPGILGLRLWLHSLREPKLYSSDDAMVGLEALSLSIFWSLKREIALLLLSRARDADRNLVMKIERRILSEGGKFYERFQVEEGQVDWREHARDSAVWLRLEMLRQAEAISDAGRAELTAIKERRDYLERDVEDRDFFSSYSHGVRSVVGDAQPIIEAEDEQRLEVAHQAIRSQDIDKQEGWWAYCHTDPRGAFDTLSKAPLDEVNALLWRDFVNSLASTKKNLDTTTRDLIIETFRILGTASDDFLAAIIRQLVDLFTKAPREELPDTEGWWSRLFAIAVAHDNEPINGDRNLYNAAINLPGGKLTEAALIDIETVRKSSAGVPPGFVAAITTAATASGRQGTMARATLIRHISFVMSIEGQNVVSALNKALSGDTPEAVGLRAVLVGHGHISPKAHKTFSNAIKLGLKDLDGNRSDAIAAAANLLSPALSLIRNESSPEDWGLSLDDVADILRSGSSGLRVGASDVLRQWVVKIEGGPEQAWRNAIGPLLERVWPRERTLRKSGLTRHFTELAVNSGEAFPEAFEQLRPYLMRLEQTGGVFPIKRSKAPEDFPHETLGLLWCLFGPGHVGNLSGVPEILERLIKADPKIELDRRLQWLDQNATHYD from the coding sequence TTTCTAAAGAAGGCCCGGCATTCCCTTCCCAGCTGGTGGATGCACTATTGGTGGGAGAAGTAGTTTTTCTGTGTGGCGCGGGTGTAAGTGCGCCACAGCTTCCTGACTTTGGCGGATTGGTTAAATCGTGCTTCGCTGACCTAAACGTTCAAATGAACCCTTCAGAACAGCATGCATTCGGGAATGATCGTTACGAAGAGGTGTTGGGTTCACTCAGCCGCCGGATTGTCGACCCAACCCATATGATACGGACTGTTGTTAAACTCCTGCAACCTCCAATGGATTTGAATCTCGACAATCACCACACAATATTGAGGCTTTCACGGAACATTGAAAACAAGCCAACCATCGTCACAACCAACTTTGATACGTTGATCGAGAGAGCTTTGCTTGAAAAAGCTGAACCTGAGGGAATCAGATCGCTCAGCTCTGCTGGACAAGACCTACCACCCCCAGGAAGTTCCGATTTCGGTGGTATAATTCATCTTCATGGTCGGATCGCAGACGAAGATCTTGATCTGGAGGAGACGGCATTGGTCGTGACCAGCGCTGATTACGGAGATGCTTACATGCGCTCCGGTTGGGCATCTCGGTTTCTCTTTGATCTCTGTCGTAGCAAGACAATAGTTCTTGTTGGTTATAGTGCTGGCGATGCGCCATTTCGTTACTTCTTAAATGTCTTGGAGGCTGATCGACAGCGGTTTCCGGACCTGCGTCCGGTCTATGCATTGGATGCAGTAGATGACCGAGATGGGCATGACGTCAGGTGGTCAACTTTGGCAGTTGAACCAATCCCTTATGAATACGTGCCGGATCCTGCAACTGGTCGAAACAGCCACTCAGCAATGTGGCGAGACCTTGGAAAATTGGCTGACGTGGTAGAGCGACCGCGATCAACACGTCGCACATGGGCTCAGGAGATTCTTGTGAAGTCCCACGACAGAGTCAGCCAGGAAGAGCTTGATCGCGTCAAATGGCTATTCGCTGATCATCGCGACCTGTGGTCAATAGCTACAACGGCAATTGTTGATCCCGAGTGGTTCCACTTTTTCGTACAGCATGAACTTTGGACCGATCGTGACGCGGCCTGGGTTGTAGCAGCTTGGATAGCTCGCGATTTTCAGTCTGCTGATCGTTTCAATCTGGCTGTTTCCTTGCGGGCTCGACTCAGGACACCATTTGCCGACGAATTAGATCGCCGGTTGGGGCAGGCAATGGATATACCGGCGCTATGGATGCGCGCATGGCGATTGCTGTCGAAGAGTTTGTTAGAGTCGATGTTGGATACAGATATGCGCATGTACTCTGTGGAACAAAGACTGCGCGCTTCATTGGTTCTCAACCTGGATATTCAAGAAGCCGTGGAGCTTCTGACTCCAACTCTGAAGATTGAACCAAATCGAAGCCACCTTTACGGAGAGTCAATACCAGACCCCCCGTCGAAGCTATCCGATCTCGCGTGGCTGAGTTTTGCAATTCAGGACAGAGATGGAGCAGCGGAACTTGTCGATTCGCTAGTCGAAGTGTCGAAGCCAAACATGATCATCCGTATGGCCACAGCAAAGTTACACGCGGTCATCCAACAAGCTATCGATGCTGAGTGCATAGCAGAAGATTACGACAGCATTGGTTCCTCGGTGCCGTCGATAGAACCACACGAGCAGAATGAGCATCGCGACGGGCCCATTTTTCTTATTGAGCTTATTGCGCGGCTCATTAAGACAGCCACAACAGACGATCGAGAAGCAGTCCGCAGTCTGGCGGAATCGTGGAGGCAACTGCCAGGTATCCTAGGGCTGAGACTGTGGCTACATTCACTTCGGGAGCCGAAACTCTATTCCTCTGATGACGCGATGGTCGGGCTGGAAGCGCTTTCTCTGAGTATCTTCTGGTCGCTGAAACGGGAGATAGCACTCTTGCTTTTGAGCCGCGCCCGTGACGCCGATCGCAACTTGGTAATGAAAATAGAACGCCGTATTCTCTCTGAAGGTGGCAAATTTTATGAGCGCTTTCAAGTCGAAGAAGGGCAGGTCGATTGGCGCGAGCATGCACGTGACTCCGCAGTCTGGCTCCGTCTAGAGATGTTGCGGCAAGCTGAAGCTATTTCTGATGCCGGACGAGCGGAACTTACTGCGATAAAGGAGCGCAGAGACTACCTTGAACGCGACGTGGAAGATCGAGATTTCTTCAGTTCTTACTCACACGGTGTCCGATCTGTCGTCGGTGACGCTCAGCCCATCATAGAAGCAGAGGACGAGCAACGGCTGGAAGTCGCACACCAAGCCATTCGTAGCCAAGACATCGACAAGCAAGAAGGGTGGTGGGCGTATTGCCACACCGACCCAAGAGGAGCGTTTGATACGTTGAGCAAGGCTCCTCTTGACGAAGTCAATGCGCTTCTCTGGCGTGACTTCGTCAATTCCCTTGCATCAACGAAAAAGAACTTGGATACAACCACACGCGATCTAATAATTGAAACGTTCAGAATACTTGGAACTGCCTCGGATGATTTTCTCGCTGCCATCATTCGGCAACTCGTTGACCTTTTCACAAAAGCGCCTCGTGAAGAATTGCCAGACACCGAAGGCTGGTGGTCAAGGCTCTTCGCCATCGCCGTCGCTCATGACAATGAGCCGATAAACGGAGATCGTAACCTCTACAACGCAGCAATCAATTTGCCGGGTGGAAAGCTTACAGAAGCCGCGCTGATAGATATAGAAACCGTCAGAAAGAGTAGCGCTGGTGTGCCGCCAGGATTTGTTGCTGCAATCACAACCGCAGCAACAGCGAGTGGGCGGCAAGGCACCATGGCGCGTGCCACATTAATCCGTCACATCAGCTTCGTGATGAGTATAGAAGGACAGAACGTGGTCTCTGCTCTGAACAAAGCTCTGTCAGGCGATACGCCTGAAGCGGTTGGCCTGCGGGCCGTATTGGTTGGCCATGGGCACATCTCGCCGAAGGCTCACAAAACATTCTCGAACGCCATCAAGCTAGGTCTGAAAGATTTGGACGGCAATAGGTCCGATGCAATCGCTGCGGCAGCAAACCTCCTGTCTCCGGCACTGTCATTGATCCGCAATGAGTCGTCACCTGAGGATTGGGGGCTTTCCTTGGATGATGTTGCCGACATCCTAAGAAGCGGGTCTTCGGGACTCAGAGTAGGTGCCTCAGACGTCCTGCGCCAGTGGGTCGTGAAAATTGAGGGGGGACCAGAACAGGCTTGGCGAAATGCAATCGGCCCTCTCCTTGAAAGGGTTTGGCCGCGCGAACGTACCCTGCGCAAAAGTGGTCTGACACGTCACTTCACCGAACTTGCGGTCAATTCAGGAGAAGCGTTTCCAGAGGCTTTTGAACAATTGAGGCCTTATCTCATGCGACTTGAGCAAACCGGCGGAGTGTTTCCAATCAAGCGATCAAAAGCTCCAGAAGATTTTCCACACGAAACCCTCGGCCTATTGTGGTGCCTCTTTGGACCAGGCCATGTTGGAAATCTTAGTGGCGTACCGGAGATTCTAGAGCGTTTGATAAAAGCGGACCCCAAGATTGAACTCGATCGGCGCCTTCAATGGTTAGATCAAAATGCAACACACTACGATTAA